The following coding sequences lie in one Marinihelvus fidelis genomic window:
- a CDS encoding nucleoside hydrolase-like domain-containing protein — translation MFASLKRVGCPASLLILLAAFTATPAPAQDTDIEKQRLFVLTDIGGDPDDKMSLVRLLTYANHFDIEGLVATANANGVFPEFIATFVDAYGQVRDNLELHEPGFPTAQALKATIAEGPAADGMQSVGEGHDTSGSDLLIAAVDRQDDRPLWVTVWGGPDVLAQALYKVRATRSEAELAEFVSKLRVYAISDQDNSGPWIRNEFQDLFYIVTPGVNAGGGFHHATWIAIGGDKFHGRFGGADFELVTNEWLDRHVRRKGPLGAQYPHWEFMMEGDTPSFLYLVDNGLNAPEHPNWGGWGGRYELYQPRKEKWFLEEEQRAIWTNVQDEVLGNDGEWHTTNHATIWRWREAYQNDFSARMDWTIKPYDEANHPPVPALGHPDRLTARKGERVDLSAAGTTDPDGDAVSYEWFVYEEAGTRAMSNSRSGSKHDIQNFDQRDAWLEVKTSRVMPPGTGTMHVILAVTDHGSPRLTRYKRVIIDVVE, via the coding sequence ATGTTTGCCAGCCTGAAGCGGGTCGGCTGTCCGGCCTCGCTGCTGATACTGCTCGCGGCGTTCACCGCCACGCCGGCGCCGGCACAGGACACCGACATCGAGAAACAGCGCCTGTTCGTGCTCACGGACATCGGTGGTGATCCGGACGACAAGATGTCGTTAGTGCGGCTGCTGACCTACGCCAACCACTTCGACATCGAGGGCCTGGTGGCGACGGCCAACGCCAACGGCGTGTTCCCGGAATTCATCGCCACCTTCGTCGATGCCTACGGCCAGGTGCGCGATAACCTGGAGCTGCACGAGCCGGGCTTTCCGACCGCGCAGGCGCTGAAGGCCACCATCGCCGAGGGTCCTGCCGCCGATGGCATGCAAAGCGTTGGTGAGGGCCACGACACCAGTGGCTCGGACCTGTTGATCGCCGCCGTTGACCGCCAGGATGACCGCCCGCTGTGGGTTACCGTGTGGGGTGGCCCCGATGTGCTGGCCCAGGCGCTGTACAAAGTCCGCGCCACGCGCTCTGAAGCTGAACTGGCCGAGTTCGTGTCGAAGCTGCGCGTCTACGCGATCTCCGACCAGGACAACAGCGGGCCGTGGATCCGCAACGAGTTCCAGGACCTGTTCTACATCGTCACACCGGGCGTCAACGCCGGTGGTGGCTTCCACCACGCCACCTGGATCGCCATTGGTGGCGACAAGTTCCATGGCCGTTTCGGCGGCGCCGACTTCGAACTGGTCACCAACGAGTGGCTGGACCGGCACGTGCGCCGCAAGGGTCCGCTGGGCGCCCAGTACCCGCACTGGGAGTTCATGATGGAGGGCGACACGCCGTCGTTCCTGTACCTGGTCGACAATGGCCTGAACGCGCCCGAGCACCCCAACTGGGGCGGCTGGGGCGGTCGCTACGAGCTGTACCAGCCGCGCAAGGAAAAATGGTTCCTGGAAGAAGAGCAGCGCGCCATCTGGACCAACGTGCAGGACGAGGTGCTGGGTAACGACGGCGAATGGCACACCACCAACCACGCCACCATCTGGCGCTGGCGCGAAGCCTACCAGAACGATTTCTCGGCCCGCATGGACTGGACCATCAAGCCGTATGACGAGGCCAACCACCCGCCAGTGCCCGCGCTGGGGCACCCGGACCGGCTGACGGCGAGAAAGGGCGAGCGCGTCGACCTGAGCGCGGCTGGAACCACCGACCCGGATGGCGATGCGGTGTCCTACGAGTGGTTTGTCTACGAAGAGGCGGGCACCCGCGCGATGTCAAACTCGCGTTCCGGTTCCAAGCACGACATCCAGAACTTCGACCAGCGTGACGCCTGGCTGGAGGTCAAGACCAGCCGCGTCATGCCACCGGGCACCGGCACCATGCACGTGATCCTGGCGGTCACCGACCATGGCTCGCCACGGCTGACCCGGTATAAACGCGTCATCATCGACGTCGTCGAGTAA
- the pelA gene encoding pectate lyase: MTAFPLRAGAAITITALLAAANAQAQPVRLTETEWHGVGTYKIEMRVGTVYFEKDNGVSGFKSFIDRAGNDWVASYLPPGPNGDFRGFPNSVGNFGHAGRDSGSTTTIVDGITEGDVVILESSNDDFTFRYHFLADRVAIEVLRSTGDYHFLLETVAGGSATEGDWYVTADGRRRIPTEAGELDDFTPEWVYLGDPDVDQVMFFAKAPDDDAPNENHRQFRPGNVHNMDLYSFGRTGAEHGYETHGMNGNEHVAIIGFVSAGRTHNEMAALIEGYLADPFTPGVGPVRLWGRELLDRDPDWYGSEEAIAIADAVVRYQSYQGGWPKSTDLARPPLTEGDVPRAGDGRANSLDNDATTVPMAYLARVATATGDFAWRAAFNRGLDYLFAAQYDNGGWPQFWPLRDGYYSRITYNDDAMVNVLNLLRDVASGEAPYAFVDDKRRQQAAEAVARGIDCILRTQVRQDGRLTAWGAQHDENTLAPAWARAYEPPSLSGNETVGILAFLMSLDDPSPDVIAAVDAGVAWLQEVAIEGQRLDLVHNPDGRLERIITPDPDAPLLWARFYELETNRPLFLDRDSVYRYDFSEIGYERRSGYNYHGHWPAELLADDYPAWHELLENHN, from the coding sequence ATGACCGCATTCCCCCTCCGCGCAGGCGCCGCAATCACCATCACCGCGCTCCTGGCCGCTGCCAATGCCCAGGCCCAGCCCGTCAGGCTGACCGAGACCGAATGGCACGGCGTCGGCACCTACAAGATCGAGATGCGGGTGGGCACCGTGTACTTCGAAAAGGACAACGGCGTCTCGGGCTTCAAGAGCTTTATCGACCGCGCCGGCAATGACTGGGTGGCGTCCTACCTTCCGCCCGGGCCCAATGGCGACTTCCGCGGCTTTCCCAACAGCGTTGGCAATTTCGGCCACGCCGGTCGCGACAGCGGCTCGACCACCACCATCGTCGATGGCATCACCGAGGGCGACGTGGTGATCCTGGAGTCCAGCAACGACGATTTCACGTTCCGCTACCACTTCCTGGCCGATCGCGTGGCCATCGAGGTGCTGCGTTCGACCGGCGATTACCATTTCCTGCTGGAAACCGTGGCCGGCGGCAGCGCCACCGAGGGCGACTGGTACGTCACCGCCGATGGCCGCAGGCGCATTCCCACCGAAGCCGGCGAGCTGGACGACTTCACGCCCGAATGGGTGTACCTGGGCGACCCGGACGTCGACCAGGTGATGTTCTTCGCCAAGGCGCCGGATGACGACGCGCCGAACGAAAACCATCGCCAGTTTCGGCCGGGCAACGTCCACAACATGGACCTCTACAGCTTTGGCCGTACGGGCGCCGAGCACGGCTACGAGACCCATGGCATGAACGGCAACGAGCATGTCGCCATCATCGGCTTCGTGTCCGCCGGGCGCACCCACAACGAGATGGCGGCGCTGATCGAGGGCTACCTGGCGGACCCGTTTACGCCAGGCGTCGGCCCGGTCCGGTTGTGGGGCCGCGAGCTGCTGGACCGTGACCCGGACTGGTATGGCAGCGAGGAAGCCATCGCCATCGCCGATGCGGTGGTTCGCTACCAGTCCTACCAGGGCGGCTGGCCGAAAAGCACCGACCTGGCCCGGCCGCCGTTGACGGAGGGCGACGTGCCCAGGGCCGGCGACGGCCGTGCCAACAGCCTGGACAACGACGCGACCACCGTGCCAATGGCCTACCTGGCCCGCGTCGCGACCGCCACTGGCGACTTCGCCTGGCGCGCCGCCTTCAATCGCGGCCTGGATTACCTGTTCGCGGCCCAGTACGACAACGGCGGCTGGCCCCAGTTCTGGCCGCTGCGTGACGGCTACTACTCGCGTATCACCTACAACGACGATGCCATGGTCAACGTGCTGAACCTGCTTCGCGACGTCGCCAGCGGCGAAGCGCCCTACGCCTTCGTCGACGACAAGCGTCGCCAACAGGCCGCCGAGGCCGTGGCGCGGGGCATCGATTGCATCCTGCGCACGCAGGTCCGCCAGGACGGACGCCTGACCGCGTGGGGCGCGCAGCATGATGAGAACACGCTGGCGCCGGCCTGGGCCAGGGCCTACGAGCCGCCGTCGCTGTCCGGTAACGAAACCGTCGGCATCCTGGCCTTCCTGATGAGCCTCGACGACCCGTCACCGGACGTCATCGCGGCCGTCGATGCCGGTGTCGCCTGGCTGCAGGAGGTCGCCATCGAGGGCCAGCGCCTGGACCTGGTGCACAACCCCGACGGCCGCCTGGAGCGCATCATCACGCCCGACCCGGATGCCCCACTGTTGTGGGCCCGGTTCTACGAACTGGAGACCAACCGGCCGCTGTTCCTGGATCGCGATTCGGTCTATCGCTACGACTTTTCCGAGATCGGCTATGAACGTCGCAGCGGCTACAACTACCACGGCCACTGGCCCGCTGAATTGCTGGCCGACGACTACCCGGCCTGGCATGAACTACTCGAAAACCATAACTAG
- a CDS encoding sialidase family protein: MQPDGSRSATWNPVLFQPEGGDVALFYKVAPRIEAWTAMVKTSADDGLTWSEARALGDGLIGPVKNKPVQLADGTIVAGSSTEDDGWRVHVERSVDGGLTWQRSASLNDPDEIGAIQPTLLTHADGRIQMLCRTRSEHGFMAESWSSDGGASWSPVTAGALPNNNSGFDAVTLHDGRQLLVYNHSTREQPGMGHKGRGILNVALSDNGQDWEAALVLDYIDEPGRQFSYPAVIQARDGRVHIVYTWHRERIKHVVLDPAALVTTPMPDGRWPQDGPAALGAFLSTR, translated from the coding sequence GTGCAACCGGACGGCAGCCGCTCGGCCACCTGGAACCCGGTGCTGTTCCAGCCAGAAGGCGGGGACGTGGCGCTGTTCTACAAGGTCGCGCCGCGGATCGAGGCCTGGACCGCCATGGTGAAAACGTCGGCCGATGACGGACTGACCTGGAGTGAAGCGCGCGCGCTGGGTGACGGGCTGATCGGGCCGGTCAAGAACAAGCCGGTCCAGCTTGCCGATGGCACCATCGTCGCCGGGTCCAGCACCGAGGACGACGGCTGGCGCGTGCATGTCGAGCGCAGCGTTGACGGCGGGCTGACATGGCAGCGGAGTGCCTCACTCAACGACCCTGACGAGATCGGCGCCATCCAGCCAACCCTGCTCACGCACGCGGACGGGCGTATCCAGATGCTCTGCCGGACGCGTTCGGAACATGGTTTCATGGCCGAGAGCTGGTCTTCCGATGGCGGCGCCAGCTGGTCGCCGGTGACCGCGGGCGCCTTGCCCAACAACAACTCGGGCTTCGACGCCGTAACGTTGCACGATGGCCGCCAGTTGCTGGTCTATAACCACTCGACCCGCGAGCAGCCGGGCATGGGCCACAAGGGCCGGGGCATTCTCAACGTCGCGCTCAGCGACAATGGCCAGGACTGGGAGGCCGCGCTGGTGCTCGATTACATTGACGAGCCAGGCCGGCAGTTTTCCTACCCGGCGGTGATCCAGGCCCGCGATGGCCGGGTCCATATTGTCTATACCTGGCACCGTGAGCGGATCAAGCACGTGGTGCTGGACCCGGCGGCGCTCGTGACCACGCCGATGCCCGACGGCCGGTGGCCGCAGGACGGGCCGGCGGCGCTGGGCGCCTTCCTGTCCACCCGCTGA
- a CDS encoding pectate lyase, translating to MKQRLTTLACAALLAAGAGNITTAQAAPPSNEEVRAAMQRATTFFSDNVSLNGGYVWVVSDDFSRRWGEVPARPSQIWLQGGTESVGDIMLDAWEATGDPLYLDVARKAADAIVYGQQPTGGWHYFIDFDPPGLMDWYRDVASRFIYGYEEYRYYYGNATYDDSVSQDAAGFLLRFYNLTLEAAYRAPLLEALDFLLASQYPNGAWPQRWPLHQDPDDDRPDYPDLYTLNDGAMRANINLLLDAWSTLGDPRYLEAARRGGDALIALQGPDGQAAWPEQAGFDLAPAAARTHEPPGYVVRESLGALATLERLYLVTGDARYLAPAPSAFDWFERINRESAEQRYPRPRYWEHGSNRPLYNVRIPGMDDMGHGLYKWSTDPSETDCDGAPCQGDGEPFVDVAPLRARYAEIQSLDTAPARQAALVARQAAEHEHERTQRLSGEDPAAIIAALDDRGAWITDDIQVTKPNADTRDPEFREVVTGYSTRVFVERLATLISTLEDDNGD from the coding sequence ATGAAACAAAGGCTCACCACCCTGGCCTGCGCCGCTCTGCTGGCGGCCGGCGCAGGCAACATCACGACGGCGCAGGCCGCCCCGCCATCGAATGAGGAAGTACGCGCCGCGATGCAACGCGCCACCACGTTCTTCAGCGACAACGTGTCACTCAACGGCGGCTACGTCTGGGTGGTCAGCGATGACTTCAGCCGCCGCTGGGGCGAAGTGCCGGCCCGGCCGTCACAGATCTGGCTGCAGGGCGGCACCGAGAGCGTCGGCGACATCATGCTGGATGCCTGGGAGGCCACCGGTGACCCGCTGTACCTGGACGTCGCCCGCAAGGCAGCCGACGCCATCGTCTACGGCCAGCAGCCCACGGGCGGTTGGCACTACTTCATCGACTTCGACCCGCCGGGCCTGATGGACTGGTACCGCGACGTGGCCTCGCGCTTCATCTACGGCTACGAGGAGTACCGCTACTACTACGGCAACGCCACCTACGACGACAGCGTCTCGCAGGATGCCGCCGGCTTTTTGCTGCGGTTCTACAACCTGACACTGGAAGCGGCCTACCGCGCGCCGTTGCTGGAGGCCCTGGATTTCCTGCTGGCGTCTCAATACCCCAACGGTGCCTGGCCGCAACGCTGGCCGCTGCACCAGGATCCGGATGACGATCGTCCCGACTACCCCGACCTGTACACGCTGAACGACGGCGCCATGCGCGCCAACATCAACCTGCTGCTGGACGCCTGGTCGACGCTGGGTGACCCACGCTATCTCGAAGCCGCCCGCCGCGGTGGCGACGCACTGATCGCGCTGCAGGGCCCCGATGGCCAGGCCGCATGGCCCGAGCAGGCGGGTTTTGACCTGGCGCCCGCCGCGGCCCGCACCCACGAGCCGCCGGGCTATGTCGTGCGCGAGAGCCTGGGCGCGCTGGCCACGCTGGAGCGCCTGTACCTGGTCACCGGCGACGCGCGCTACCTGGCGCCGGCACCGAGCGCGTTTGACTGGTTCGAGCGCATCAACCGCGAGTCCGCGGAGCAGCGTTATCCGCGACCCCGTTACTGGGAGCACGGCAGCAACCGGCCGTTGTACAACGTCCGTATCCCTGGCATGGACGACATGGGTCACGGCCTGTACAAGTGGAGCACCGACCCGTCGGAGACGGACTGTGACGGCGCACCCTGCCAGGGCGATGGCGAGCCGTTCGTGGATGTCGCACCACTACGCGCCCGCTATGCCGAAATCCAGTCGCTGGACACGGCGCCGGCCCGCCAGGCCGCGCTGGTCGCACGCCAGGCCGCCGAGCACGAGCACGAACGTACCCAGCGCCTGTCCGGCGAAGACCCCGCGGCCATCATCGCCGCGCTGGACGACCGCGGCGCCTGGATCACCGACGATATCCAGGTCACCAAACCGAATGCCGACACCCGCGACCCCGAATTCCGCGAGGTGGTCACGGGTTACAGCACCCGGGTGTTCGTGGAACGACTGGCCACCCTGATTTCAACACTCGAAGACGACAACGGAGACTGA
- a CDS encoding cation:proton antiporter domain-containing protein: protein MAEYLLLVFMFLFAGVVAVPIATRLGLGSVLGYLLAGIALSPLLGLLKVDVITLQHFAEFGVVMMLFIVGLELEPQRLWRLRGQLLGLGGLQVVGTAGVVMAVALLFELPWQVALATGLVLALSSTAIVLQTLNEKGLMRSDGGRATFSVLLFQDIAVIPMLALIPLLALPELMTAAPAGHDDSGHGSMSLVAGLEAWQAVAVTVGVIAAVLVGGSRLTGLMFNFIAVTRMRELFTAAALMLVVGIALLMSLVGLSPALGTFIAGVTLANSPYRHELESDIDPFKGLLLGLFFMTVGAGIDFGLLFDEWGLVLSLTLGLIALKVIILLVLGRVFGLVGADRWLLALSLAQAGEFGFVLLAFSVDNAVLPPMLADQLLLVVALSMLLTPLLFIAYDRFIAPRFASRQNREADDIDETSDIIIAGNGRFGGIINRMLRGMGFQTTVIDYSAAHLEILQRFGVKAYYGDATRPDMLHAAGVEHAKLFIVAIDGREQITALTRYLVENYPHLHVIARAWDRNHTYELWSVGCRDVIRETYDSAIRAGRSALEALGFPHDEASHLSATFEELDRSSMQEIANLYKIDVPAHENPEYVARVKEINEEWGRQLQGKVAEARDRMSTGQPD from the coding sequence TTGGCTGAATACCTGTTACTGGTTTTCATGTTCCTGTTCGCGGGCGTGGTTGCGGTGCCTATCGCGACCCGGCTGGGGCTGGGATCGGTGCTGGGATACCTGCTGGCGGGCATCGCGCTGTCGCCGTTGCTGGGCCTGCTGAAGGTCGATGTCATCACGCTGCAACATTTCGCCGAATTCGGCGTGGTAATGATGCTGTTTATCGTCGGCCTGGAGCTGGAACCGCAGCGCCTGTGGCGGCTTCGCGGGCAGTTGCTGGGCCTGGGTGGCCTGCAGGTTGTGGGCACGGCCGGCGTGGTGATGGCGGTGGCGCTGCTGTTCGAGCTGCCCTGGCAGGTCGCCCTGGCCACCGGCCTGGTGCTGGCGCTGTCGTCGACGGCCATCGTGCTGCAGACCCTGAACGAGAAGGGGCTGATGCGCAGTGATGGCGGCCGGGCCACGTTTTCCGTGCTGCTGTTCCAGGACATCGCGGTCATCCCGATGCTGGCCCTCATTCCGCTGTTGGCCCTGCCAGAGTTGATGACGGCGGCCCCGGCCGGGCACGACGACAGCGGTCATGGCTCGATGAGCCTGGTCGCCGGACTCGAGGCCTGGCAGGCCGTGGCGGTGACCGTGGGCGTGATCGCCGCGGTACTGGTGGGGGGCAGCCGCCTGACCGGACTGATGTTCAACTTCATCGCCGTCACACGCATGCGCGAATTGTTCACCGCGGCCGCGCTGATGCTGGTGGTCGGTATCGCGCTGCTGATGTCCCTGGTCGGGCTGTCGCCGGCGCTGGGGACCTTTATCGCCGGCGTGACGCTGGCCAACAGCCCGTACCGGCACGAGCTCGAGTCCGATATCGACCCGTTCAAGGGTCTGCTGCTGGGACTGTTCTTCATGACCGTCGGTGCGGGCATCGATTTCGGCCTGCTGTTCGACGAGTGGGGCCTGGTGCTGTCGCTGACGCTGGGGCTGATCGCGCTGAAGGTGATCATCCTGCTGGTGCTGGGGCGGGTGTTCGGGCTGGTGGGCGCCGACCGCTGGCTGCTGGCCCTGTCGCTGGCGCAGGCCGGTGAGTTCGGCTTCGTGCTGCTGGCGTTCTCGGTCGACAACGCGGTGTTGCCGCCCATGCTGGCCGACCAGTTGCTGCTGGTGGTGGCGCTGTCGATGCTGCTGACGCCGCTGCTGTTCATCGCCTATGACCGGTTCATCGCGCCACGATTCGCGTCACGGCAGAACCGCGAGGCGGATGATATCGACGAGACCAGCGACATCATCATCGCCGGCAATGGCCGCTTCGGCGGCATCATCAACCGCATGCTGCGTGGCATGGGCTTCCAGACCACGGTCATCGATTACAGCGCCGCGCACCTGGAAATCCTGCAGCGCTTCGGCGTCAAGGCCTACTACGGCGATGCCACGCGCCCGGATATGCTGCACGCCGCCGGTGTCGAGCATGCAAAGCTGTTCATCGTTGCTATCGATGGCCGCGAGCAGATCACCGCGCTGACCCGCTACCTGGTCGAAAACTATCCGCACCTGCATGTCATCGCCCGCGCCTGGGACCGCAACCACACCTACGAGCTGTGGTCGGTGGGCTGCCGCGACGTCATCCGCGAGACCTACGACAGCGCCATCCGCGCCGGCCGCTCGGCGCTGGAAGCGCTGGGCTTCCCTCACGACGAGGCCAGCCACCTGTCCGCCACTTTCGAGGAACTGGATCGGTCTTCCATGCAGGAAATCGCCAACCTGTACAAGATCGATGTGCCCGCGCACGAAAACCCCGAGTACGTGGCCCGCGTGAAGGAAATCAACGAGGAATGGGGCCGCCAGCTGCAGGGCAAGGTGGCCGAAGCGCGCGACCGGATGTCGACGGGCCAACCTGACTGA
- a CDS encoding DeoR/GlpR family DNA-binding transcription regulator, with protein sequence MSQRKRNGRLLGEDRRRRILEWMREEGSARVSVLARALAVSEVTVRQDLEKLETDGHVVRVHGGAYLKSVPQQVRAMTLFHEENSEAKEKIGAKAASMVHDGETIILDSGSTGTAVAAALLGRSDVTVITNALNIALMLGAEPGFDVHVTGGQFKAPTLSLSGDRAAGFFQGLYAQKLFLATAAIDLTNGLTYPALGDIPVKRAMIDSAEEVYLVADSTKIGQRSFCVLGGLENVDAMITDSGIRAEDRKRIEAVGVEIIIAD encoded by the coding sequence ATGAGCCAGAGAAAACGTAATGGACGCCTGCTGGGTGAGGATCGCCGCCGCCGCATCCTGGAGTGGATGCGTGAAGAGGGCAGTGCGCGCGTCAGTGTGCTGGCCCGCGCGCTGGCCGTGTCCGAAGTCACGGTCCGCCAGGACCTTGAGAAGCTGGAGACCGACGGCCACGTCGTCCGCGTTCATGGCGGCGCCTACCTGAAATCGGTGCCGCAGCAGGTGCGTGCCATGACCCTGTTCCACGAAGAGAACAGCGAGGCGAAGGAAAAGATCGGCGCCAAGGCGGCGTCCATGGTCCACGACGGTGAAACCATCATCCTGGACTCCGGTTCCACGGGTACCGCCGTGGCCGCCGCCCTGCTGGGTCGCAGTGATGTCACGGTGATCACCAACGCGCTGAACATCGCTTTGATGCTGGGCGCGGAACCCGGCTTCGACGTGCATGTCACCGGCGGCCAGTTCAAGGCGCCGACCCTGTCGCTCAGTGGTGATCGCGCCGCAGGATTCTTCCAGGGCCTGTACGCGCAGAAGCTGTTCCTGGCCACGGCCGCCATCGACCTGACCAACGGCCTGACCTACCCGGCCCTGGGTGACATCCCGGTCAAGCGCGCGATGATCGACTCCGCCGAGGAGGTCTACCTGGTGGCCGATTCCACCAAGATCGGCCAGCGCTCGTTCTGCGTACTGGGCGGCCTGGAGAACGTCGACGCGATGATCACCGACAGCGGCATCCGTGCAGAGGACCGTAAGCGCATCGAAGCCGTCGGTGTCGAAATCATCATCGCTGACTGA
- a CDS encoding sugar phosphate isomerase/epimerase family protein, whose translation MSNAQKYGAGIWHFATYVDRYATDGYGPPRTLLEMIDMAGQVEDLSVVDINYPFADPSISLDQVEDALKRNGLEVIGITPEIYTRKFAKGAFTNPDAGVRRAAAEMIDDAADVVRRFGASYVKLWPGQDGWDYPFQVDYQQVWKHSVEGIAELAEKHSDLKFVIEYKPREPRVHMSYDSVARTLLGIEKMGLPNVGILLDFGHALYGGESPADSAQLAIDYGRLFGMDVNDNLRGWDDDLVAGTVHPIELFEFFYTLRKNNWEGVWQLDQFPFREDPIAAATSAINFLKTIERALDTLDFAAMAEAQANHDAVTALDMAREALFTAYRK comes from the coding sequence ATGAGTAATGCACAGAAATACGGTGCCGGTATCTGGCACTTCGCAACCTATGTCGACCGCTACGCCACCGATGGCTACGGCCCGCCCCGCACCCTGCTTGAGATGATCGACATGGCCGGCCAGGTGGAGGACCTGTCGGTAGTGGACATCAACTACCCGTTCGCCGACCCGTCCATCAGCCTGGACCAGGTGGAGGACGCGCTCAAGCGCAACGGCCTGGAAGTCATCGGCATCACGCCGGAGATCTACACCCGCAAGTTCGCCAAGGGCGCGTTCACCAACCCCGACGCCGGTGTGCGCCGCGCGGCCGCAGAGATGATCGACGATGCCGCCGACGTGGTGCGCCGCTTCGGCGCCAGTTACGTCAAACTGTGGCCGGGCCAGGATGGCTGGGATTACCCCTTCCAGGTGGATTACCAGCAGGTCTGGAAGCACAGCGTCGAGGGCATCGCCGAACTGGCCGAGAAGCACTCGGACCTGAAATTCGTCATCGAGTACAAGCCGCGCGAGCCGCGCGTGCACATGAGCTATGACAGCGTCGCACGCACGCTGCTGGGTATCGAGAAAATGGGCCTGCCGAATGTCGGCATCCTGCTGGACTTTGGCCACGCGCTGTACGGTGGCGAGTCGCCGGCCGACTCGGCCCAGCTGGCCATCGACTACGGCCGCCTGTTCGGCATGGACGTGAACGACAACCTGCGCGGCTGGGACGACGACCTGGTCGCCGGCACCGTGCACCCGATCGAGCTGTTCGAATTCTTCTACACGTTGCGCAAGAACAACTGGGAAGGCGTCTGGCAGCTGGACCAGTTCCCGTTCCGCGAGGACCCCATTGCTGCGGCCACCAGCGCGATCAATTTCCTAAAAACCATCGAGCGCGCACTGGACACCCTGGACTTCGCCGCGATGGCCGAGGCGCAGGCCAACCACGACGCGGTGACCGCCCTGGACATGGCCCGCGAGGCGCTGTTTACGGCCTACCGCAAGTGA
- a CDS encoding DUF4861 family protein — MLKRIAPLCLAPLIGGTALAADDTANGWYTQGDFTPTQRVRLTISNPLDRARENSPVIITREQLAALPDVHELSITLVDPQGESRPEPTPEHFNRQGGHSSRKETHGRWIPYQLDDLDKDGLWDELFFMTDLDGGESKDLYLYLGDQHYGWEAHRTHAGIGTYVRHNVPFWESENIGWKLWFATDIDVFGKREPVLMSQHLYMDNLDGYGVGLVDPAWGSDIMQVNNSFGGGGIGVFEDDDNPNVVSRSRYTPQGPDDTGFNAGPAGDSRYAYTVLVNGPIRSMVQAKTMNWDSGAGEYEYEQVYTAYAGHSFATSRVTYSTFEPDNAGTDFAVGIRKHVGEDHHYQDGGVVISGAPEAIRNLDDEGLRENDLFVDYVGTALVVPKRYAPEYVYVPGFSENHAYRIEPNAERTFEYLIAAGWSDGVVNQTPEEFQDYVLTVAEEFNAPVQFGGAVLESKD; from the coding sequence GTGCTGAAACGAATTGCACCCCTTTGCCTTGCGCCATTGATCGGCGGCACCGCGCTGGCCGCGGACGATACCGCCAACGGCTGGTATACCCAGGGCGACTTCACGCCCACCCAGCGTGTCCGCCTGACCATCAGCAACCCGCTGGACCGCGCCCGCGAGAACAGCCCGGTGATCATCACCCGTGAGCAACTGGCCGCGTTGCCGGACGTGCACGAACTGTCGATCACCCTGGTCGACCCGCAAGGCGAGTCACGGCCGGAGCCCACGCCGGAGCATTTCAACCGCCAGGGTGGCCACTCCAGCCGCAAGGAAACCCACGGCCGCTGGATTCCGTACCAGCTGGACGACCTGGACAAGGACGGCCTGTGGGACGAGCTGTTCTTCATGACCGACCTGGACGGCGGCGAGAGCAAGGACCTGTACCTTTACCTGGGCGACCAGCATTACGGATGGGAGGCGCACCGCACCCATGCCGGCATCGGCACCTATGTGCGCCACAATGTGCCGTTCTGGGAGTCGGAGAACATCGGCTGGAAACTGTGGTTCGCCACCGACATCGACGTCTTCGGCAAGCGTGAGCCGGTGCTGATGTCACAGCACCTGTACATGGACAACCTGGACGGCTACGGCGTTGGCCTGGTCGACCCGGCCTGGGGCTCGGACATCATGCAGGTGAACAACTCCTTCGGCGGCGGCGGCATCGGCGTGTTCGAGGACGATGACAACCCGAATGTCGTGTCGCGCTCGCGCTACACCCCGCAGGGCCCGGACGACACCGGCTTCAACGCCGGCCCCGCCGGTGATTCCCGCTACGCCTACACCGTGCTGGTCAACGGCCCGATCCGCTCCATGGTGCAGGCCAAGACCATGAACTGGGACTCCGGCGCCGGCGAATACGAGTACGAGCAGGTCTACACGGCCTACGCCGGCCACTCCTTCGCGACCTCGCGGGTCACCTACTCGACCTTCGAACCGGACAACGCGGGCACCGACTTCGCCGTCGGCATCCGCAAGCACGTGGGCGAGGACCATCACTACCAGGACGGCGGCGTGGTCATCAGCGGCGCGCCAGAGGCCATCCGCAACCTGGATGACGAAGGCCTGCGCGAAAACGACCTGTTCGTCGATTACGTGGGCACGGCGCTGGTGGTGCCGAAGCGCTACGCGCCGGAATACGTGTACGTGCCGGGCTTCAGCGAGAACCACGCCTACCGCATCGAGCCAAACGCGGAGCGGACATTTGAGTATCTGATCGCGGCCGGCTGGAGCGACGGTGTCGTCAACCAGACCCCGGAGGAATTCCAGGACTACGTACTGACCGTGGCCGAAGAGTTCAACGCCCCGGTGCAGTTTGGCGGTGCGGTGCTGGAGTCGAAGGACTGA